The following coding sequences lie in one Rhizobium rhododendri genomic window:
- a CDS encoding (2Fe-2S)-binding protein, translated as MLVCSCNYITDHDIRAVINELLDEDCWQLIVPSKVYHAMSKRGRCCGCFPGVVDLIIQTTEDYHARRHSTDVEIVDFMSRLKKFHEDQRRADIERRHKSHRAA; from the coding sequence ATGCTGGTCTGCAGCTGTAACTACATCACCGATCACGATATCCGGGCAGTCATCAACGAGCTGCTCGACGAAGACTGTTGGCAGCTGATCGTGCCGTCGAAGGTCTATCATGCGATGTCGAAGCGCGGACGCTGCTGCGGCTGTTTTCCCGGCGTGGTCGACCTGATCATACAGACAACCGAAGACTATCACGCCCGTCGCCACTCGACGGATGTCGAAATAGTTGATTTCATGTCCCGTCTCAAAAAGTTCCACGAAGACCAAAGGAGAGCGGACATTGAAAGGCGACATAAGAGTCATCGAGCGGCTTAA
- a CDS encoding error-prone DNA polymerase: protein MSPRPAPMFFEIGARTNFSFLEGASSPEEMVVAAGSCGLTGLGIADRNSVSGVVRAHAIARQNGYRFQPGARLVFADGTPDVLAYPENRAGWGHLCRLLSTGNLRTEKGGCILHEEDLCAWGDAMMLAVVPDPALISDAPGWEALTTCLDRLRGRFSRQLHLALSPSYDGRDRFVFEAFAMLAAKTRLPLIATNQPLYHGAQRRPLADIVTAIREHVTIADAGFLLAPNAERHLKQPREMARLFEAYPKAVENTQAFFARLQFSLDELKHNYPDESAPGETAAQTLERLTWLGASRRYPGGVPEKISTQIAYELDLIRQKGYESYFLTVHKIIQHARYELNILCQGRGSAANSTLCYCLEITEVNPERSTLLFERFISMDRDEPPDIDVDFEHARREEVIQYIYRTYGIAHAGLTAAVTSYRARSAGREVAKAFGLSEDVQSALASTVWGWSSDDLSEREARAAKLDLSDRTTQRVLSYASELMGFPRHLTQHVGGFVITRDRLDEIVPIMNTAMPDRYMIEWDKTDLDVLDILKVDILALGMLTCLAKAFDMLALHYEVKKTLADLGNDDHQDGEPVYDMICRADTIGVFQIESRAQMSMLPRLRPRVFYDLVIEVAIVRPGPIQGDMVHPYLKRREDKRCGREIEYPSPALEAVLKRTLGVPLFQEQAMQIAITAAGFPPAKADRLRRSMATFKRSEKVNEFRDDMIAGMLANNYSQEFAERCFSQIEGFAEYGFPESHAASFALLVYASCWFKTYYPDVFCAALLNSQPMGFYAPAQLVRDAREHGVDIRPVDINLSEWDSILEDAPSPNAIDPRHASMQGVIRTQKAVRLGFRQVRGVSEDDMRNLLVARRGAGYVSVRDLWLRSGLTRSDIEKLADADGFRSIGLNRREALWAVRALDAKNAAENLPLFDLADRAADLQVEPEVTLPAMLPGEEVIEDYRALSLSLKAHPVAFLRTEFTAMGIVRNVDLLTVPSGRKLIIAGLVLVRQRPGSAKGVVFMTLEDETGVSNAIVWPKIFEKYRSIAMGARLVKIHGRLQSANGVIHVVADHLEDLTPALGILQREARRFGASERADEALRPTADHRQKKLALQLERLAREKAVKRDVPDLADVSGTASVMPRGRNFH from the coding sequence GCATTGCCGATCGCAACAGCGTTTCGGGGGTGGTGCGCGCCCACGCGATCGCCCGGCAGAACGGCTATCGGTTCCAGCCCGGTGCGCGGCTGGTGTTTGCCGACGGAACGCCGGATGTTCTGGCGTACCCGGAGAACAGGGCCGGATGGGGCCATCTTTGCCGGCTGCTCAGTACGGGCAACCTCAGAACGGAAAAGGGCGGCTGTATCCTGCATGAAGAGGATCTATGTGCCTGGGGGGACGCCATGATGCTGGCCGTTGTCCCCGACCCGGCCCTCATTTCCGATGCTCCCGGCTGGGAAGCGCTGACGACCTGTCTCGATCGGTTGCGCGGTCGCTTTTCCCGGCAGCTGCATCTGGCCCTTTCGCCATCCTATGACGGCCGAGACCGCTTCGTCTTCGAAGCCTTTGCAATGCTGGCTGCGAAGACGCGGTTGCCGTTGATTGCCACCAACCAGCCTCTCTATCATGGCGCTCAGAGGCGCCCGCTTGCCGATATCGTCACGGCGATCCGCGAGCACGTGACGATTGCCGATGCCGGATTTCTTTTGGCGCCCAACGCAGAGCGCCACCTCAAGCAACCGCGTGAAATGGCGCGGCTTTTCGAGGCCTATCCCAAGGCGGTCGAGAATACGCAGGCCTTTTTTGCCCGCCTGCAGTTTTCGCTGGACGAACTGAAGCATAATTATCCGGATGAAAGTGCACCGGGCGAAACGGCGGCGCAAACCCTGGAGCGTCTGACATGGCTTGGCGCATCGCGCCGTTATCCCGGGGGCGTGCCGGAGAAAATCTCCACGCAGATCGCCTATGAGCTCGATCTCATCCGGCAGAAGGGCTACGAATCCTATTTCCTCACAGTCCACAAAATCATCCAGCACGCCCGTTACGAACTGAATATCCTCTGCCAGGGGCGCGGCTCGGCGGCCAATTCGACGCTCTGCTACTGCCTCGAGATTACCGAGGTCAATCCGGAGAGGAGCACGCTGCTGTTCGAGCGCTTCATCTCCATGGACCGTGACGAACCACCGGATATCGATGTCGACTTCGAGCATGCCCGTCGCGAGGAAGTCATCCAGTATATCTACAGGACCTACGGCATCGCCCATGCCGGCCTGACGGCGGCGGTGACCAGCTATCGCGCCCGCTCAGCCGGCCGCGAGGTCGCCAAGGCATTCGGGCTTTCCGAGGACGTGCAGTCGGCGCTGGCGAGCACCGTCTGGGGCTGGTCGTCCGACGACCTGTCGGAGCGCGAGGCGAGGGCCGCAAAACTCGATCTTTCGGATCGAACGACGCAGCGGGTGCTGTCCTATGCCTCCGAGTTGATGGGATTTCCTCGCCATCTCACGCAGCATGTCGGCGGTTTCGTCATCACCCGCGACCGGCTCGATGAGATCGTGCCGATCATGAACACCGCCATGCCCGATCGCTACATGATCGAATGGGACAAGACCGATCTCGATGTCCTCGACATCCTGAAGGTCGATATCCTGGCGCTTGGCATGCTGACCTGCCTTGCCAAGGCGTTCGACATGCTGGCGCTGCACTACGAGGTGAAGAAGACGCTCGCCGATCTCGGTAACGACGATCACCAGGACGGCGAGCCCGTCTACGATATGATCTGCCGGGCGGATACGATCGGCGTTTTCCAGATCGAAAGCCGGGCGCAGATGAGCATGCTGCCGCGCCTGAGGCCACGGGTGTTCTACGATCTGGTGATCGAGGTGGCGATCGTCAGGCCGGGACCCATCCAGGGCGACATGGTGCATCCCTACCTGAAGCGCCGGGAAGACAAGCGCTGTGGCCGGGAGATCGAGTATCCGAGCCCGGCGCTGGAGGCGGTGCTGAAGCGCACCCTCGGCGTGCCGTTGTTCCAGGAGCAGGCGATGCAGATCGCCATCACTGCTGCGGGCTTCCCTCCCGCCAAGGCCGATCGGCTGCGACGCTCGATGGCCACTTTCAAGCGATCCGAAAAGGTCAATGAATTCAGGGACGACATGATCGCGGGCATGCTTGCCAACAACTATTCGCAGGAGTTTGCCGAGCGCTGCTTCAGCCAGATCGAAGGCTTTGCCGAATACGGTTTTCCGGAAAGCCATGCCGCCTCCTTCGCCTTGCTGGTCTATGCATCCTGCTGGTTCAAGACCTATTATCCGGACGTCTTCTGTGCGGCGCTGCTGAATTCGCAACCGATGGGTTTTTACGCGCCGGCGCAGCTGGTTCGCGATGCTCGCGAGCACGGCGTCGACATTCGCCCGGTCGATATCAATTTGTCGGAATGGGATTCGATCCTAGAAGATGCACCTTCTCCCAACGCCATCGACCCCCGGCATGCATCGATGCAGGGGGTGATCCGGACGCAGAAGGCCGTCCGGCTGGGCTTTCGACAGGTGCGTGGAGTATCGGAGGACGACATGCGGAACCTCCTCGTGGCGCGGCGCGGCGCCGGATATGTTTCCGTGCGCGATCTCTGGCTGCGGTCCGGGCTGACGAGAAGCGATATCGAGAAGCTGGCCGATGCCGATGGCTTCCGGTCGATCGGTCTCAACAGGCGGGAGGCTCTCTGGGCGGTGCGGGCGCTGGATGCGAAAAATGCGGCGGAGAACCTGCCGCTATTCGATCTTGCCGACAGGGCGGCCGATCTGCAGGTCGAGCCCGAGGTCACTCTCCCGGCCATGCTACCAGGCGAAGAGGTGATCGAGGATTATCGTGCCCTGTCGCTATCGCTGAAGGCCCATCCCGTAGCATTCCTGCGGACCGAGTTCACCGCGATGGGCATTGTTCGCAACGTCGATCTGCTCACCGTTCCATCCGGCCGCAAGCTGATCATTGCCGGGCTGGTGCTGGTGCGCCAGAGGCCGGGGTCTGCAAAGGGGGTCGTTTTCATGACGCTCGAGGACGAGACAGGCGTTTCCAACGCTATTGTCTGGCCGAAAATCTTCGAAAAATACCGATCGATTGCGATGGGCGCGCGGCTGGTGAAGATCCATGGGCGGCTGCAGAGTGCCAATGGCGTCATTCACGTGGTTGCCGATCACCTCGAGGACCTGACCCCTGCACTCGGTATCCTGCAGCGTGAAGCACGGCGTTTCGGCGCGAGCGAGAGAGCGGACGAGGCGCTGCGTCCGACAGCCGACCATCGGCAGAAGAAACTGGCCCTGCAACTCGAGCGCCTAGCGCGGGAAAAGGCGGTGAAAAGGGATGTCCCAGATCTTGCGGATGTCTCCGGGACTGCCAGTGTCATGCCTAGGGGTCGGAATTTCCATTGA